The following are encoded together in the Halorubrum lacusprofundi ATCC 49239 genome:
- the tnpA gene encoding IS200/IS605-like element ISHla21 family transposase yields the protein MKTTRHATYNLNYHLVWLPKYRNSVLVNEVADRVRTILHEIADDKGLEILDLTVQPDHVHLFVSSPPKHAPSLLANWFKGISSRKYNHRYADHDGEKIGWVRGYYAGTAGHVSSETVKNYIQRHEEDES from the coding sequence ATGAAGACCACACGGCACGCGACCTACAACCTCAACTACCACCTTGTGTGGTTGCCGAAGTACCGCAACTCGGTACTCGTCAACGAGGTCGCAGACCGTGTGCGGACCATCCTCCACGAAATAGCCGACGACAAGGGCCTCGAAATACTTGACCTGACCGTACAACCCGATCACGTCCACCTATTCGTCAGTAGCCCACCGAAACACGCACCATCCCTTCTCGCCAACTGGTTCAAAGGTATCAGCTCTCGGAAGTACAACCACCGCTACGCCGACCACGACGGCGAGAAAATCGGATGGGTGAGAGGCTACTACGCAGGGACAGCAGGGCACGTATCGAGCGAGACGGTCAAGAACTACATCCAGCGTCACGAGGAGGACGAGTCGTGA